The DNA region ACAGAAAGCAGCTCTCGGCGCAGAGGCCGCAATGAGCGCAGATGTCCAGCCAGGTTTTGGTGCGCGATTTCAGGGTCTTCTGGATGGCGCCCCAGAGCTTGTCCGAGTCCACCTCCAGCTCTTCCATCTCCGCATAGTATTGCTTGCCGCCCTTATCGTTGAGGACCAGCTTGAGCTGCTCCTCCGTGGTGATGGGCTGCCTATTGCAAAGCGTTCCTTCAGGCATTGTGCTTCTCCATATCTTTGAAGCTGTAGAATCGTAATATGCGGCCCGCCGCTACCACGACATGCTCGTGCCCTTCATGCCGCCGCGCTTGATGCCATAGTCCATGCCCAGCTGCATGCGGGACATGAAGAAGAGCACCACGTGGGAGAGCTTGGTGAAAGGCAGCGCCAGCAGCCAGATCTCACCGGTGAGGATGTGCAGGCAGAGCCAGAAGTCGTAGCTGCCCAACTCGTAGCGGGCGATGAGGCCCGTTACGAACGGCGCCACCGAGATGACGATGAGCAGGTAGTCGTAGGCCGTGGTCAGGATGCGCACCTCGGGGAAGGCGATGCGCCTGAGGGCCATGAACACGCCGCCCACGACCACAGTCCAGGCCAGCACGTCGGCCACGACGGCCGGCAGGCCCGGCAGACGAATGCCCAGGCTCTGCTCCAGCATCGCGTTATGCGCTTCCAGGAAGATCGGCGTGACCAGCAGGCCGATGTGGAAGGCGAAGAACAGAATGGTGAACAGGGGCCGCGACCGCCAGCTGTGGGCTTTGAACGGAATCAGGAAGGCCACAATGGAACGGACGCCGTGCTTCAGGCCATGGCCCAGGAAGGGGCGGTAGGCCACGCGGTCCAGCTTCCAGTCCAGGCCTCGGATGTACATCACCACCCGCACGGCAAGACCGACAAAGGTGACGATGAAGACCACCCAAAGCAGGGGACCTGTCAGAAGATCATACATGGTGCATCTCCTCGTGCGGGCTTAATCGTGTTTGTGCTTGTACTGCTCGAATTCGTCCTCGGTGTTGTCCTTGCCACCCATGAGGAACTGCCAGAAGAGCGCCGCCGCGATGAGGATACCCCCCATGATCAGGTAGACGTTGCCCTTGGTATACGTCAGGAAGTCTTGTAATGTATGGAATTCCATATCGAAAAGCTCCTTGGCTTAGTGCTCGGCCTTGTACATGGGGTGCTCGCGGAACACGGGCATCCGCTTGGAGATGAACCGGAAGACGACCACGCCGAGAGTGACGATGAAGATCGAGATGGCGATCTCCATCCAGCTCGGGAAGTACCGCTCCGCAGAGGGCAGCTGGTAGTTGAAGGCGATGATCGAGACGTTGAACCGGTTGAACACGATGCCCAGAACTGTCCAGGCGGCGGTCCACTTGATGAGCTTGGCGTTCTTGTCGCGAGCGCCCACTGCGTACAGGAAACACGGCAGGGCCACGAAGCCGAGCATCTCCACGAGGAACAGCGCGCCGTAGCCCGTGGACAGATAGTGCCAGGCGTCGCCGTAGGCCACGCCGATGAGCTTGATCATGAAGTAGCCGAAGAGCACGAAGGAGCAGCCGCGGGCAAAGCCGAAGACCACGGTGTCATGATGCTTCAGATACTCCTCATCCATGGCGTGGTGCATGAACTTGTGCGAGAGCGTGCCCTCGAAGATGACCATGGACAGGCCGGCCGCGATGCTGGATACGAAGAAGAACACCGGCAGGTACGGCGAGTACCACAAGGGGTGCACCTTGGACGGCACGATGGTGAACAGCGCGCCCAGGGAGGACTGGTGCAGCGTGGAGAGCACCACGCCCATGATGGTCAGCGCCAGGGTTATCTTGACCAGGAAGTTGCGGATCTTGGTCTTCTTCAACCACTCGAACGGCACGGGCAGGAACTCCAGGAACAGGACCGTGAGGTACAGGAACACGCACAGGCCCACTTCGAAGAGCAGCGACGTGGTACCCTGCTGCACAAAGATGGGGTACGGCAGGCGCCAGGGCCGGCCAACGTCGTAGTGCAGGGCGAAGACCACCAGGGCGTAGCCCAGGAAGGCTGTCAGGATGGCCGGCCGCACTGCCGCGTGGTAGCGCTTCAGGCCGAAGATGTAGCACGCGGCCGAGGTGGTGTAGCCGCCGGCGGCCAGCGCGACGCCGCAGAGCAGGTCGAAGCCGATCCAGATGCCCCACGGGTTGTTGTCGTCAAGGTTGGTGACAGCGCCGAGCCCGCCGGTGAAGCGCAGGACCGTGATCCCCAACCCCACCAGAATGATGACGCCGGCGACGATGTTGAACGTATTGAATACCGACTTGGAGCCGGCGGTGTGTGCTTCGGTGGACATCAGGCGCCCTCCTCATCGGTTTTGCCGTCTTCAGCCTGAGACTGGGCCTCTTCTTCCTTGGCCTTGAGCGCCTCGTCCACGGCCTTCTTGACCTCGTTGTCTATGCGGCGCTGGGTGGACGCTTCGGCCTTGGCCAGCGCGTCCGCCATTTCCTGCTGCGCCTTCTCCTGCGTCTCGGACACAGCGCTGTTCACCGCCGCCTTCTGCTCCTCGGCGGCGATCTTCTCCTTGCGCTTGTTCACGGCCCAGATGCCGCCCAGGACCACGGGCCACAGGCCCACGACCATGGGCACGGCGGCCAGGGCGCCGGTGGTGAGGTGCGGGGCCGAGGTGGTGCCCAGGTCCTCACGCATGCCGATCTTCTTGAACGGAACGCCGGAAAGGTAGAGCCAGCTCGTGCCGCCCATTTCCTTCTCGCCGTAGACGTGGTCGAGGTAGCGGCCCGGATAGTTACGGATGCGCGCCCGGGCGACCTTGAGGATCTCGTCGCGCGTGCCGAAGGTCAGCGCCTCCTTGGGGCACGCCTCCACACAGCCGGGCAGCTTTCCTTCCAGCTGGCGCTCGTGGCACATGTGGCACTTGCGCACGCGGGGCGTCAGGACCTCGTTGTACTCGTAGGTGGGCACCTCGAAGGGACAGGCCACCATGCAGTAGCGGCAGCCCACGCACACCGAGGCGTCGTAGGTCACTGCGCCGGTGGGTTGCTTCTTAAACGCCTTCACGAAGCAGGCCGAGGCGCAGGCGGGCTCCAGGCAGTGGTTGCACTGGAACTTGCGGAACACGGGCGCCTGCTGGCCCACGTCGTACTTGTTGACCACTGTGAAGTTCTCCGCGTGGGTGCGGCGCTTCTGGTCCAGAACACTCAGGTCGTCGAACGGCTTCTCAGGCATGGGAAGGTCGTTGACCTTCTGGCACCCGGCTTCGCATTTCCGGCAACCGATGCAGCGGGTTGCGTCGAAAAGCACGGCGTGGCTCCCGGGATAGCCTGAAAACTCCTTGCTCGCGGCTTTCGCCTTGCCGGACGCGGCGAGGCTCACTCCGGCAGCGCCCACCAATCCGAGGAATCGTCTGCGTTGCATCTATCTCATCTCCTTCGGCTATCCGTTTAGTCTTTCTTCTCGTGACACGCCGTGCAGTTGGTGCTCACCGGCTTCTCCAGCTGCATCTGCTTGTGGCAGTCCATGCACTGGGCGTGGAACGCAGCCTTCAGACCTGGGCGGCCGGGCTGCTGCTCCATGAACGGCTTGCCGTGGCAGCTCTCGCAACGGGGCGGCTTCATGGAGGCGGGGCTGTTGTGGTGGCAGCCCTGGCACATGGTCAGCTCGGTGGTGTGGAACGCAGCCGCGAGCTTGTCGTTGTCCATGTCCTCCATCAGCTTCTTCACGATCTTGCGGTGCGGCATCTCGCTGGGCTTGTACTCGTCGGACAGCACGCCGATGGTCACGGTCTCCGGGACGTCATTGATATCGATGTTCCTGGGCGTGTCCGGACGGCGCTCGATAATGCGCTTGGCAAGGGCCTCGCGGGCGTCCTTGTCCTCGGGCAGCGGCGTGGTCACGCTCTCGGAGGCATTCATCATGCTGGACATGTCGTCCTGGTTCATCTGCATCATGCCCATGCCCTCACCGGCGGACTGCAGCGGCTCGTGGCAGGTGGCGCAGGAGTCCGAAGCAGGCTGGGCCTTCTTCTCCATGGCCGCGTGGCAGCCGGCGCACTCGGGCTTCTTCTGCTCCTGCTGGTGGCAGCCGACGCAGCTGCGCATGCTGTCGGCCTGGTGCATGGACTGGGCAAGGGAGACGAACTCGCCGTCCGCATCGCCCCGCGGCGTGTGGCACATATCGCAGGACTGCACGCTCTTGTGGTGGCAGGCGGCGCAGGAGTCGGTGTTCTGCTCGTGGAACTTGTGGTTGAAGGCCACGGGCATGGCATGCTCTTCAACCTTTTCCTTCTCCTGCATGGTGGCGTCCTCGGCCACGGGCGGGGTCATCAGCACGGCGTCGGGCTGCTGCCTGGGCAGGCGGGGGAGCACGCCGCCGAGCTTCTGGAGCATCTCTTCCTTGGACTGCTTGAGCTCCTCCTGGGCCTTCTCGCTGTGGCAGCCGGCGCACTCGACAGGACCGTAGTTCTCGGCCTTGTTCTCGGCCAGGGTCTGGTGGCAGACCACGCACTGCTCGTGGAAGGCGAGGCGCTCGGGAGTCTTCACCGGCTCCTTGGGAGCCTCGGTGTGGCAGTAGCTGCAGCTCTCTTCCTCGAACTTCTTGTAGACCAGCTTCTGGGTCTGCTCGTCCCACTGGTGGTGGCAGCTGCCGCAGTTGGTCTCTTCGCCGGCGTCCTTGGAGATCTGCTTGGAGCCCCAGTGGATGTAGTGAAGCGCGTTGTCCATCTCGACGTCTTCGCGCTCCGCCGTGTACTCGGGCTTGTCGACGTGGCAGCTGCGGCATTCGCCGGACTGCGGGCCGTACTTCTCGGCGCCGTCGGCCTTGTCCTTGGCGTGACAGGAAATACAGCCGTCGTGGTAGATCTTCTTGAGCTCGTCCGCGCTGCCGTCCTCTTCCCGCATGAACTTGAGGGACATGACCTTCTTGCCCTCTTCATTCGTGGTGGTCTTGTGGCAGGTGGAACAATCCTTATCCTGCTCCTTCAGGGCAGCAGTGTGCTTGTCATGCATGAACTGGGAGGCAGGCATCTCCAGTTCTCGCTGCTGGGCGATCGTATCGATCATGATCAGGTCGGCCCTGGCTGTGGAGTTCTCCGCGGCAACCAGTGGCTTGCTCATGACGTCCACGCCGAGCCCAAGCACGGCTGCCAGGGCGATCAGGAAGCCTGATAACCCTGCGACTACTTTCCTGTGTGCCATGATGAATGCTCCCTCTTTACTCATATGTGTTGAAATCCCTGCTGCGATAACTTTCATGCGAAGCAAATTTCCTTCGCGATCCAATGCCTTGCCAGGGTCTGGAACCACCCGCCGGAACCACCAAGACATTGGCATGACAACTATTATATAGACGTTGAGGTCTGCGGCTCCGAGCAATTCTCCCCTAAAAGAGTTGGTTGAATTACCCCCTCATTACGTTCGTATTAATACCCACTCGACGGGTAGATTATATTTCCTGCCTGTGTCAAGGGTTTTTGCCGCCTTTCCTAAAAACTTTTTCATGCGTCACACTCATTCATGTAACTACCTGCACACATTGAATTTTCATCCGCATTTCAAGACAAATTTTTCATACTGAATTCATCCGAATTATCGTCGCATCCGCCCTTTTGAGCCCCTTCTCGACGCTCTTTTTCCCACCACCACACTCGCAGGCCTGACGACATGGCCTTGTCGGCCCCTGCGTGCTACAACCGATCCGGCGTTATCCAACCCGCTGCCGGCGCGCCGCCGCATATGCCGCGCCCTTCGGAGACACCATGCGTACACGCTTTGCCGCCACCATCGTGCTTGCCGCCCTGCTCGTCCTCTGCCTTGTGCTGCCGGCGCGAGATTCAGGCCGCGCACCGCTCCTCGGCGCTGTGGAGAACGCCACGGCCGCACATCTGGACGCCTCGCTGACCAACACCCTGGTGGCATACGGCGTTGCCCGCGCCCTGAACGCCGGCATATCGGTGGTGCAGGAGAGCGAGCTGGACATATCCCCGGCCGGCCTGGGCGTGACCCTGGCCGCCGGCCAGGTGCTGGACCCGCTCAACGACATTATCGAGCGCTTCTCCTGGCTGCTGCTCGTGTGCGCCGCCTCCCTGGGGGTGCAGCGCGTTTTGTTGACCATGGGATTGCAGGTGGGCTCCGGCGTGCTGCTGCCCATCGCGCTGGCCCTGACCCTCGCTGCGACCTGGGCCCCGCGCGTGGGGCGGATATCCCTGAGCCGCATAGCCACCACCGCAGTGGCCGCGAGCCTCATCGTGATGTTCGCCGTGCCCCTGGCCACGTTGGCCAACCGCTGGACATACAACGCCTTTCTCGCGCAGACCTATGAATCGTCCATGGATGTGGTGCGCGCCTCCGAGGAGGAGATCGCGCCGAAGGTGCTGACGCCGTCGGAAGCGCAGCCACAGGCTGTCCCACAAAACGGACCACCCGCCGCTACTGCGGGAAACAGCACGACCAATGGAGTCGAGTCGGAAACAGACGCCCTAATAATGGATACGCCCGGCCCCATGCCCGCGCGGCCTCGGGTGCAGGGTCAGGCACAGGCCGAAGACGGCCGTTCCTTGCTGGAATCATTGCGAGATGCGTTTTCCGGAGCGGACGAGGCCATGGATCTGCGCGGCCGCATCGACGCCTTGCGCGCCATGCTCGACAATGCCATGGACAGCATCATCAACCTCATCGTGGTCTTTGTGCTGAACTCGGTGCTCTTCCCGCTGCTGTTCCTCTGGGCCCTGGTGGCGATGACGAAACGGCTGGGGCGGATTGTGACGACGGGGATGCATGTTGAAGAACGCGAATAATTATAATAGGCAATACCAATAGCTAACAACAAAAAGACACGTCATGAAATATTACATCCTCCTCGCCCTCTTTCTTATGCTCACCGTTCCAGCGCACGCCGACGACTTATTCAACGGTATGGATTGCAACGGGACTACCCCCATTCCGGAAGAGTATGAAATGGCGTACTTCAAATTGGTTCCGAAAACTGAAACATACTACCTACCCGGTGAGACCATCACGCTTGGCAACGCCACATCGCCATATGTCAATTACGTCTATCGCGACAAAAAATTCAAGAACAAGGACATACCGCTCTTTGGAAATGAAAACATCACGAACACACTTCGCTACTTACAAAATACATACGGCCAGCCACATTATGCCAAAGATCATGCGTATTGCTGGCCCACAGAGGATTACGCCATCTGCCTGAAGCGTTTTGAATTCCATCTGGCAAAAATTGGTGTTTTCTGTAGGGATCAGATATTCAAGCACAAGGAATCACCTGGGAAAAATAGTGAAAGATCACATCAATAATGATGTATGCCGCATCATTTTGATATATACTCTCCATGAACGCTTCTTTTTTCCGCAACCCTACGCTATTCGCGCCTCGACCCGTGTTGTGGAGCTACATTGCCCTAGAAATATTCAAGGCAATCTATGCGCTGACACCGCCAATTTCTGAATATCCCATTCCTCTTGTGGCGTGCATTGCTGTTGTTTTTTATTCTGTCCCTGTATACTTCATCCTTATCAAACATATTACATTCATCCGAATCATCTACACCTCTTTGATACTGCTCTTGAGTGCAGTGAACGCAGTCGCATCCATGACAGCAATATTCGTCAGTGAGGTGTGGGGCTTCGCTCTGTTTTCCGCGGTAATCAACACGTACTTTCTCATCGGCGGCATTAATCTGCTATTCGCCCGCAAGTGGCACCCGGGCCGGCTGGGCGTCAGCTCCTAATCGCCCCGATGCGTCCCCATCCTCCCCAGCCTCCCCAAACACGGTCCCAATCTTACCCCTTCCATCCCTACGTCGGTCCTGCTACAAGTCGCACCTTGGCCAGGCCGACACCGGACCTTCCGATGACATTCCGCTCCGCTTTGCATACGCTGTTGTCTTTTTTCTCATGAATCCAGCAAGATATGCATGCGGCATCCGCATCCGGCATGCTCTGGAGCAAGCTCGTTGAGCTAGCCACAACCGGAACGATGTGCGGAAGACGCGGGCAGCAGATGGTGATGGCGGCGTCCGGGCTCGGAAGCATGCCGAAATCCTGTGGACGAATACCGCCCCCACCGGATATACCGCGCAATGCGGCCGCTCTCGAACGGAACGTGGGCGTCTGCGACTCGGAGGACCAGGGGCGCGAATTGTCGGGAGGCACGGCGATCCGGAAAAGCTCGCCGTGGTGCCCGCCAACACCACCGCGCCGCGCACCTTGGCCCAGTACGACGGCGATGCGTTCGCCATGAATGTGGCCACGCTGCTGGCCGGTGCAAACGCCGCACACCATGGCCGGGGAGTGTGGCTGCGCGGAGTCCGGCCCGTGCGAGTCGATTCGTTGCGGCTCGACATGGCCGACGGCAAGGGCGGCGTGTTCCAGCGAACCGTAACCGCCCGGACCCACACGCCGTCACAGGATTGCCCCCGCATCGCCATGCGGTTCGGGCATGATGCACAACGCGAGGCCCGTTCAACACGCGTTTATGAGGATTGATTACAATGCCTTGTCCTTTGGATGATCTGCTGCGCTACGAGGCGAACGAGCTGTCCGACGACGAACGGCAGAAGCTCGAAGCGCATATCGCGGAGTGCAAGTACTGCCGCGAAACTTTGAACACGCTGCGCACTGTTTCAGATTCTGGCTACGGCGAGCTGCCGCCGCCCTCGCTCCGACGCCGCCGGCTCCGCACGACCACGACTTTCACTAAGCGGCTCATCAAGCGCATTATCCGCATCTGGCGCCCCCTGGACGGTGTGGATTCCTGATACCGCAGCCGCAATGCCCAACCGAACGAGCGAGAATACACCGCCGTCTCGAAAAACCACGCAAACAAGCGCCTTCGGCTGTCGTATCGGCTCGATGGCGCTTTTTCTTTGGGAATTGGAAAAGGGAGTGGCGCGAATGCGCCCTACTCGCTGGCGTTGATTGGCGGAGCGGATTTGTAGAAGCAGTACGGATCGCGTGTGGTAAAGGGGTCGAGCCCCAGTCCGGCCACCACGGCCATGCACCCGCCGCACACGGGCCGGATGTTGCACCCGGCGCATGCCGCGCTGCCCCGGCGATACGCTGCAGCCTGCCCGCCGTCGTACACCTCGGCCAGGCTCTGGCTCGCCACGCTGCCCACAGGTGAGTGCATCTTGCGGCAGGCATGGACAGCGCCGTCGCTGAGCACGGCCAGGAAGTTGAACGCGGCGCCGCAACCGAACCCGGTACAGCCGCCGGACAGGGAAGCGCCCAGCTCGCTGCGCAATGCGTTGAAATGGTTGTCTTTGAAACTGAGGTGGCCGAGACGGCCGGCTTCCTCCAGATACTCTCGCAGGAATGAGGCGTACCCGGCCGTGTCCGCGCAAGCCAGGGCAGCGCCCTCGCCCACCGGCGCCAGCCGGTTGAAGGTGAAGGTATCCGCCAGGCCGTGCAGTGCCCGCGCCAGAGGAATGACCTGATCCTTGTTACCGCGCGTGAGCGTGAGCATGACCTGGGACGGCACGCCGCGCTCGCCCAGCAGCTCCAGGAATGCAAGGGTCCGGCGGAAGTGGCCCGGCCCGCGGATGGCGTCGTTGTGCTCCTCCAGCCCTTCGAGGCTGACCTGGAAGTACGCCGGCATGGCGATGTCGAGCATGGCGTCCAGCTGTTTTTCGCCGCAAGGATTGGCCAGCAGCGCCACGGCCAGACCGCGCTCCACGGCTGCGGCGTAGAAATCGAGAAAATGCGGATGGAGCAAGGGGTTGCCCCCGGTGAAGGTGGCCTGGCCCAGCACGTGGCGGTCCTCGCAGAAGCCGGCCAGGTCGTCGAGCAGGCGCAGCCCGTCGTCCAGTGAGACGTCGCCGCGCTCAGAGCGGTCGTAGCAGTGCTTGCAGTGCAGGTCGCAGCGCTGGGTGATGTGCCATTGCAGCACAAAGCTTTGGCTGACGAATGCGTCCACCGGGATGGCGGGAACGGACTCCTCGCGATCCGCATGGGGCCGGGGATGGCTGGCCGGATCGCGCACGATCCGCGACGCCGGCGCCAGCAGCAGGCCCTTGTCCACGACGCGCCGCAGCAACGCCTTCACGGCCGCCGCTGGGGCCAGGGCTTCCCTGGCCACCTCCTCCAGGGGGATGTCCTCGGCCACCACCTTGAGGGCGAGCAGATCCTCGCTCGTCGCCTCCTCGCACCGAATCAGGACATTGTGCGCGTCCTCGGCCGGCGAAGCCCAGACCAGGACGAACGCCTCGCCCGGCTGTGGCTCGGCATCCCCGCCGCGGACCATATCGGGCAGCCCGCGCCAGGACACGGGCAAGAGCTGCAACGCCGGGTTCACGGCCATGGCCTCCACAACCGGGAAGCCTGAGTCAGCCCGACGGCGAACCTGCGCGCAGGCCCGCTCCACGGCGGCGAGCTCCGCCACCCAGGCCGGGGCTTCTGGCGCGTGCTCGGCAATCAGTTCAGGCAATGCCTGCCAGTTTCCGGCAGCAGCAAGACGCTCCCAGGCCGCCTGGCCAAGTGCTCGGCGGGTAGCCTGAAACTGCTGCTCGATGTTCGGGGGCATGTCAGT from Oceanidesulfovibrio marinus includes:
- the hmcE gene encoding sulfate respiration complex protein HmcE is translated as MYDLLTGPLLWVVFIVTFVGLAVRVVMYIRGLDWKLDRVAYRPFLGHGLKHGVRSIVAFLIPFKAHSWRSRPLFTILFFAFHIGLLVTPIFLEAHNAMLEQSLGIRLPGLPAVVADVLAWTVVVGGVFMALRRIAFPEVRILTTAYDYLLIVISVAPFVTGLIARYELGSYDFWLCLHILTGEIWLLALPFTKLSHVVLFFMSRMQLGMDYGIKRGGMKGTSMSW
- the hmcD gene encoding sulfate respiration complex protein HmcD; translation: MEFHTLQDFLTYTKGNVYLIMGGILIAAALFWQFLMGGKDNTEDEFEQYKHKHD
- the hmcC gene encoding sulfate respiration complex protein HmcC, yielding MSTEAHTAGSKSVFNTFNIVAGVIILVGLGITVLRFTGGLGAVTNLDDNNPWGIWIGFDLLCGVALAAGGYTTSAACYIFGLKRYHAAVRPAILTAFLGYALVVFALHYDVGRPWRLPYPIFVQQGTTSLLFEVGLCVFLYLTVLFLEFLPVPFEWLKKTKIRNFLVKITLALTIMGVVLSTLHQSSLGALFTIVPSKVHPLWYSPYLPVFFFVSSIAAGLSMVIFEGTLSHKFMHHAMDEEYLKHHDTVVFGFARGCSFVLFGYFMIKLIGVAYGDAWHYLSTGYGALFLVEMLGFVALPCFLYAVGARDKNAKLIKWTAAWTVLGIVFNRFNVSIIAFNYQLPSAERYFPSWMEIAISIFIVTLGVVVFRFISKRMPVFREHPMYKAEH
- the hmcB gene encoding sulfate respiration complex iron-sulfur protein HmcB, which gives rise to MQRRRFLGLVGAAGVSLAASGKAKAASKEFSGYPGSHAVLFDATRCIGCRKCEAGCQKVNDLPMPEKPFDDLSVLDQKRRTHAENFTVVNKYDVGQQAPVFRKFQCNHCLEPACASACFVKAFKKQPTGAVTYDASVCVGCRYCMVACPFEVPTYEYNEVLTPRVRKCHMCHERQLEGKLPGCVEACPKEALTFGTRDEILKVARARIRNYPGRYLDHVYGEKEMGGTSWLYLSGVPFKKIGMREDLGTTSAPHLTTGALAAVPMVVGLWPVVLGGIWAVNKRKEKIAAEEQKAAVNSAVSETQEKAQQEMADALAKAEASTQRRIDNEVKKAVDEALKAKEEEAQSQAEDGKTDEEGA
- the hmcA gene encoding sulfate respiration complex hexadecaheme cytochrome HmcA, with the protein product MAHRKVVAGLSGFLIALAAVLGLGVDVMSKPLVAAENSTARADLIMIDTIAQQRELEMPASQFMHDKHTAALKEQDKDCSTCHKTTTNEEGKKVMSLKFMREEDGSADELKKIYHDGCISCHAKDKADGAEKYGPQSGECRSCHVDKPEYTAEREDVEMDNALHYIHWGSKQISKDAGEETNCGSCHHQWDEQTQKLVYKKFEEESCSYCHTEAPKEPVKTPERLAFHEQCVVCHQTLAENKAENYGPVECAGCHSEKAQEELKQSKEEMLQKLGGVLPRLPRQQPDAVLMTPPVAEDATMQEKEKVEEHAMPVAFNHKFHEQNTDSCAACHHKSVQSCDMCHTPRGDADGEFVSLAQSMHQADSMRSCVGCHQQEQKKPECAGCHAAMEKKAQPASDSCATCHEPLQSAGEGMGMMQMNQDDMSSMMNASESVTTPLPEDKDAREALAKRIIERRPDTPRNIDINDVPETVTIGVLSDEYKPSEMPHRKIVKKLMEDMDNDKLAAAFHTTELTMCQGCHHNSPASMKPPRCESCHGKPFMEQQPGRPGLKAAFHAQCMDCHKQMQLEKPVSTNCTACHEKKD
- a CDS encoding anti-sigma factor family protein, coding for MPCPLDDLLRYEANELSDDERQKLEAHIAECKYCRETLNTLRTVSDSGYGELPPPSLRRRRLRTTTTFTKRLIKRIIRIWRPLDGVDS
- the sbtM gene encoding thio(seleno)oxazole modification radical SAM maturase SbtM, yielding MTDMPPNIEQQFQATRRALGQAAWERLAAAGNWQALPELIAEHAPEAPAWVAELAAVERACAQVRRRADSGFPVVEAMAVNPALQLLPVSWRGLPDMVRGGDAEPQPGEAFVLVWASPAEDAHNVLIRCEEATSEDLLALKVVAEDIPLEEVAREALAPAAAVKALLRRVVDKGLLLAPASRIVRDPASHPRPHADREESVPAIPVDAFVSQSFVLQWHITQRCDLHCKHCYDRSERGDVSLDDGLRLLDDLAGFCEDRHVLGQATFTGGNPLLHPHFLDFYAAAVERGLAVALLANPCGEKQLDAMLDIAMPAYFQVSLEGLEEHNDAIRGPGHFRRTLAFLELLGERGVPSQVMLTLTRGNKDQVIPLARALHGLADTFTFNRLAPVGEGAALACADTAGYASFLREYLEEAGRLGHLSFKDNHFNALRSELGASLSGGCTGFGCGAAFNFLAVLSDGAVHACRKMHSPVGSVASQSLAEVYDGGQAAAYRRGSAACAGCNIRPVCGGCMAVVAGLGLDPFTTRDPYCFYKSAPPINASE